The following proteins come from a genomic window of Nicotiana tomentosiformis chromosome 12, ASM39032v3, whole genome shotgun sequence:
- the LOC104094136 gene encoding LIM domain-containing protein WLIM1-like: MAFAGTTQKCMACEKTVYLVDKLTADNRVYHKACFRCHHCKGTLKLSNYNSFEGVLYCRPHFDQLFKRTGSLDKSFEGTPKIVKPEKDEKPQAAKVSSMFVGTREKCFGCKNTVYPTEKVSVNGTPYHKSCFKCSHGGCTISPSNYIAHEGRLYCKHHHIQLIKEKGNLSQLEGDHDKNSVKVIAES, from the exons ATGGCATTTGCAGGAACAACACAGAAATGTATGGCATGTGAAAAGACTGTGTATTTGGTTGATAAATTAACTGCAGACAATAGAGTCTATCATAAAGCTTGTTTCAGATGCCATCACTGCAAGGGTACTCTCAAG CTAAGCAACTACAATTCCTTTGAGGGAGTTCTCTACTGTAGACCTCACTTTGATCAGCTCTTCAAAAGAACTGGAAGTCTGGACAAAAGCTTTGAAG GGACACCCAAAATTGTGAAGCCAGAGAAAGATGAG AAACCACAGGCAGCTAAAGTCTCAAGCATGTTTGTTGGAACAAGAGAGAAATGTTTTGGCTGCAAGAATACTGTCTATCCAACAGAAAAG GTATCAGTGAATGGAACACCATACCACAAAAGCTGCTTCAAATGTAGCCATGGTGGCTGTACAATTAGCCCGTCCAACTATATTGCACACGAGGGCCGCCTCTACTGCAAGCATCACCATATTCAACTGATCAAGGAAAAAGGAAACTTAAGCCAGCTCGAGGGTGATCACGACAAGAACTCAGTTAAAGTCATCGCAGAATCATAA